One Massilia sp. 9096 genomic window carries:
- a CDS encoding NAD(P)H-dependent oxidoreductase, protein MELLDKLKWRYATKAMDPARKVPQDKLERIIEAARLAPTSSGLQPYEILIVNNPALRAQIRDVAWNQAQVVEASHLLVFAAWDDYTPERINHMFDLTNEVRGFRNEGWEAYRQQLLSTYPGRGPQVNFEHAARQAYIGFSAAVIAAAFEEVDCTPMEGFDPAAVDRILNLGERGLRSAVMLPLGYRKAEDDWLVDLPKVRRPLGQFVSEID, encoded by the coding sequence ATGGAATTGCTGGACAAACTGAAATGGCGTTATGCGACGAAGGCAATGGACCCGGCGCGCAAGGTGCCGCAGGATAAGTTAGAGCGCATCATCGAAGCCGCGCGCCTGGCGCCGACGTCGTCCGGCCTGCAGCCCTACGAAATCCTGATCGTGAACAATCCGGCGCTGCGCGCCCAGATCCGCGACGTCGCCTGGAACCAGGCGCAGGTGGTCGAGGCCTCGCACCTGCTGGTGTTCGCCGCCTGGGACGACTACACGCCCGAGCGCATCAACCACATGTTCGACCTTACCAACGAGGTGCGCGGTTTCCGCAACGAAGGCTGGGAAGCCTACCGCCAGCAACTGCTGTCGACCTACCCGGGCCGCGGCCCACAGGTGAACTTCGAGCACGCCGCGCGCCAGGCCTACATCGGCTTCAGTGCGGCGGTCATCGCAGCCGCCTTCGAGGAAGTCGATTGCACGCCGATGGAAGGCTTCGATCCGGCCGCCGTCGACCGCATCCTGAACCTGGGCGAGCGCGGCCTGCGCAGCGCGGTCATGCTGCCGCTGGGTTACCGCAAGGCCGAGGACGACTGGCTGGTCGACCTGCCGAAAGTGCGCCGCCCGCTCGGACAGTTCGTGAGCGAAATCGACTGA
- a CDS encoding S41 family peptidase, whose protein sequence is MSSPIALSGHSTAFPRLAACALVSVLMLSACGGGGGGSPGVTSGSTSNTTAPSSTTPAGGADPIPSNYQAYANSCAAPRSGVDAQGVPFPDKQGTLQDEFKFLRGWIDSTYLWYNEVPGTVHMADYTNAIDYFGALKTPLITASGKPKDQFHFTYTTAEWDALSNASQDTGYGLTWSYDSTKAPRTWRAAIVEPGSPGAGAGLQRGDQLMSIDGYDFVNTADQATLTKVNAGLYPAKAGEQHTLTFQRAGSNFTVTMTAAVVTTAPVKNVKVIDTPTGRVGYLSFEDHNAVSEQQLVNAFSSLKSQGATDLVLDMRYNGGGLLYVASELAYMIAGPASNGKTFEQERFNDKTQTYAPIQFMSTAYGFSAPKGTALPYLGLKHVTVLSTADTCSASEAVINGLRGIDVQVDIIGAQTCGKPYGFTPQDNCGTTYFAIQFQGVNAKGFGDFADGFAPTCSVSDDLSHALGDTSEGLLSAALAYRSSNSCPAARTGTAQRRIARSALRQIAILPPPTN, encoded by the coding sequence ATGAGCTCGCCCATTGCCCTCTCAGGTCATTCGACCGCCTTCCCTCGGCTTGCCGCCTGCGCCCTGGTTTCCGTCCTGATGCTGTCCGCGTGCGGCGGCGGCGGCGGCGGCAGTCCCGGCGTCACGAGCGGCAGCACGTCGAACACGACCGCGCCCTCGTCCACGACGCCTGCCGGCGGCGCGGACCCGATCCCGAGCAACTACCAGGCCTATGCCAACTCGTGCGCCGCGCCGCGCTCCGGCGTCGATGCGCAAGGTGTTCCATTCCCAGACAAGCAGGGCACGCTGCAGGACGAGTTCAAATTCCTGCGCGGCTGGATCGACTCGACCTACCTTTGGTACAACGAGGTGCCGGGCACGGTGCACATGGCGGACTACACGAACGCGATCGATTACTTCGGTGCGCTCAAGACCCCGTTGATCACGGCGTCGGGCAAGCCGAAAGACCAGTTCCACTTCACCTACACGACGGCGGAGTGGGACGCGCTCAGCAACGCCAGCCAGGACACCGGCTACGGCCTGACCTGGTCGTACGATTCGACCAAGGCGCCGCGCACCTGGCGCGCCGCGATCGTCGAACCCGGCTCGCCGGGCGCCGGCGCCGGCCTGCAGCGCGGCGACCAGCTGATGTCGATCGACGGCTACGATTTCGTCAACACCGCCGACCAGGCGACCCTCACCAAGGTCAACGCCGGCCTGTATCCGGCCAAGGCAGGCGAGCAGCACACGCTGACCTTCCAGCGCGCCGGTTCGAATTTCACGGTGACGATGACCGCGGCGGTCGTGACCACGGCGCCGGTGAAGAACGTCAAGGTGATCGACACCCCGACCGGCCGCGTCGGCTACCTGAGCTTCGAAGACCACAACGCGGTGTCCGAGCAGCAGCTGGTGAACGCGTTTTCCAGCCTGAAGAGCCAGGGCGCGACCGACCTGGTGCTCGACATGCGCTACAACGGCGGCGGCCTGCTGTACGTCGCCAGCGAGCTGGCCTACATGATCGCCGGCCCGGCCTCGAACGGCAAAACCTTCGAGCAGGAGCGCTTCAACGACAAGACCCAGACCTACGCGCCGATCCAGTTCATGAGCACCGCCTACGGCTTCTCGGCGCCCAAGGGCACGGCCTTGCCTTACCTGGGCCTGAAGCACGTGACCGTGCTGTCCACGGCCGACACCTGCTCGGCCAGCGAAGCGGTGATCAACGGCCTGCGCGGCATCGACGTGCAAGTCGACATCATCGGCGCCCAGACCTGCGGCAAGCCCTACGGCTTCACCCCGCAGGACAACTGCGGGACGACCTATTTCGCGATCCAGTTCCAGGGCGTGAACGCCAAGGGCTTCGGCGATTTCGCCGACGGCTTCGCGCCGACCTGCAGCGTGTCCGACGACCTGTCGCACGCGCTCGGCGACACCTCCGAAGGCCTGCTGTCCGCAGCCCTGGCCTACCGCAGCAGCAACAGCTGCCCGGCGGCGCGGACCGGCACGGCGCAGCGCCGGATTGCGCGCTCGGCGCTCAGGCAGATCGCGATCCTGCCGCCGCCCACGAACTGA
- a CDS encoding alpha-L-fucosidase, with amino-acid sequence MKRRELLQHMAAAIPALAMSPYAHAAHPAAQRIPMAAGPFEPAWPSLSTYRTPDWFRNAKFGIWAHWGPQCEPEFGDWYGRLMYEEGSEVYRHHVATYGHPSVFGFKDVIHRWKADRWDPEALVGLYKQAGAKYFFALANHHDNFDLYRSRYQPQWNSTTLGPGKDLVKGWRDAARKHGLRFGVSVHAAHAWAWYEPAQGADKHGPLAGVPYDGRVTPADGKGKWWDGRDPQALYAQNHPRSKPAAEGGVEDQQWQWGGGAAVPDKAYADKLYNRTMDLIDNYDPDLVYYDDTVLPLWPVSDIGPRLVAHMYNRSVAKRGKVDVVVTGKILDEVQRRSLVWDIERGQSSRIEPLPWQTCTCIGNWHYDRRVYANHAYKSAQTVVHMLIDVVSKNGNLLLSVPVRGNGTIDEQEQAIVEEIGRWNALNGEGIFDSRPWSTFGEGPVMEAAAAPMSGPGFNEGKGKPFTSEDIRFTAGKDAVYAFVMGWPESGQVTVKSMRAGGPHLDKPVTRVEILGGGTLAFRQTPAGLQVTLPRERPALAYAFALKVV; translated from the coding sequence GTGAAACGACGTGAACTCTTGCAGCACATGGCGGCGGCCATTCCGGCGCTCGCCATGTCCCCTTATGCACACGCGGCCCATCCGGCTGCGCAGCGCATCCCCATGGCCGCGGGTCCGTTCGAGCCGGCCTGGCCCTCGCTGTCGACGTACCGGACCCCCGACTGGTTCCGCAACGCCAAGTTCGGCATCTGGGCGCACTGGGGGCCACAGTGCGAACCCGAATTCGGCGACTGGTACGGCCGCCTCATGTACGAGGAAGGCAGCGAGGTCTACCGCCACCACGTAGCGACGTATGGCCACCCGTCGGTGTTCGGCTTCAAGGACGTGATCCACCGCTGGAAGGCGGACCGCTGGGACCCGGAGGCCCTCGTGGGCCTGTACAAGCAGGCCGGCGCGAAATACTTCTTCGCGCTCGCCAATCATCACGACAACTTCGACCTGTACAGGAGCCGCTACCAGCCCCAGTGGAATTCGACGACGCTGGGTCCGGGCAAGGACCTGGTCAAAGGCTGGCGCGATGCCGCCCGCAAGCACGGGCTGCGCTTCGGCGTCAGCGTGCACGCGGCGCACGCATGGGCGTGGTACGAACCGGCGCAGGGTGCGGACAAGCACGGGCCGCTGGCCGGCGTCCCGTACGACGGCCGCGTGACGCCGGCCGATGGCAAGGGCAAATGGTGGGACGGGCGCGACCCGCAGGCCCTGTACGCGCAGAATCATCCGCGCAGCAAACCTGCGGCCGAGGGCGGCGTGGAGGACCAGCAGTGGCAATGGGGCGGCGGCGCGGCGGTCCCGGACAAGGCGTATGCGGACAAGCTGTACAACCGTACCATGGACCTGATCGATAACTACGATCCCGACCTCGTGTACTACGACGACACGGTGCTGCCCCTCTGGCCCGTCAGCGACATCGGTCCGCGCCTGGTCGCGCACATGTATAACCGCAGCGTCGCAAAACGGGGCAAGGTGGACGTCGTCGTCACCGGCAAGATCCTTGATGAAGTGCAGCGCCGGTCCCTCGTATGGGACATCGAGCGGGGCCAGAGCAGCCGCATCGAACCGCTGCCGTGGCAGACCTGCACCTGCATCGGCAACTGGCACTACGACCGGCGCGTCTACGCTAACCATGCGTACAAGAGCGCACAGACGGTCGTCCACATGCTGATCGACGTGGTCAGCAAGAACGGCAACCTGCTGCTTTCCGTACCGGTTCGCGGCAACGGCACCATCGACGAGCAGGAACAGGCCATCGTCGAGGAGATCGGCCGCTGGAATGCGCTCAACGGCGAAGGCATCTTCGATTCGCGGCCATGGTCGACGTTCGGGGAGGGACCGGTCATGGAAGCGGCGGCGGCGCCGATGTCGGGCCCCGGTTTCAACGAGGGCAAAGGCAAGCCGTTCACGTCTGAAGACATCCGCTTCACGGCCGGCAAGGATGCCGTGTACGCGTTCGTGATGGGCTGGCCGGAATCCGGCCAAGTGACCGTCAAGTCGATGCGCGCCGGCGGTCCACACCTGGACAAGCCCGTCACGCGCGTCGAGATCCTGGGCGGCGGCACGCTCGCGTTCCGCCAGACGCCTGCCGGTCTGCAGGTGACCTTGCCGCGCGAGCGGCCTGCGCTGGCGTATGCGTTCGCGCTCAAAGTGGTTTGA
- a CDS encoding glycosyltransferase gives MRVAAVVVTHNRPELLQQALAALRLQTRPLDAIVVVDNASNPASAARLGRPDDVTVLRSDTNLGGAGGFALGMAHAFAAGHDWIWLLDDDAIARPDALARLCDAIDALRGRAEDIGAVCGTVREFGDIALQHRRRYHRVSGLERALPRAAYAGAPCRTDTASFVGLLIPATAIARAGLPEPAFFLAYDDTEYALRLGRAGLPIWLAPTSVVEHLRERRGRLRAGPFGSKHYFTIRNRIAVARAYASLPPAATGVGVTFALALWLASGGVFQRGALRILLRAIADGVHGRLGGYPETLARLQRRRPWRRLGIQR, from the coding sequence GTGCGCGTCGCCGCCGTCGTCGTCACCCATAACCGGCCCGAGCTGCTGCAGCAGGCACTGGCTGCCCTGCGCCTGCAAACGCGGCCGCTGGACGCCATCGTCGTCGTCGACAATGCCAGTAACCCCGCCAGCGCGGCGCGCCTGGGCCGGCCGGACGACGTGACCGTGCTGCGCTCGGACACCAACCTCGGTGGCGCCGGCGGCTTCGCGCTCGGCATGGCGCACGCCTTCGCCGCCGGCCACGACTGGATCTGGCTGCTCGACGACGACGCCATCGCCCGGCCCGACGCGCTGGCCCGCCTGTGCGATGCGATCGACGCGCTCCGCGGCCGGGCCGAGGATATCGGCGCCGTGTGCGGCACGGTGCGCGAATTCGGCGACATCGCCTTGCAGCACCGGCGCCGCTACCATCGCGTGAGCGGCCTGGAGCGCGCGCTGCCGCGCGCGGCGTATGCGGGCGCACCCTGCCGCACCGACACCGCGTCCTTTGTCGGACTGCTGATCCCGGCCACGGCGATCGCGCGCGCCGGCCTGCCCGAGCCGGCGTTTTTCCTGGCCTACGACGACACCGAATACGCGCTGCGCCTCGGGCGCGCCGGACTGCCGATCTGGCTGGCGCCGACCAGCGTGGTCGAGCACCTGCGCGAGCGCCGCGGCCGCCTGCGCGCCGGGCCGTTCGGCAGCAAGCATTACTTCACGATCCGCAACCGCATCGCCGTCGCGCGCGCTTACGCCAGCCTGCCGCCGGCGGCGACCGGCGTCGGCGTCACGTTCGCCCTGGCGCTGTGGCTGGCCAGCGGCGGCGTCTTCCAGCGCGGCGCGCTGCGCATCCTGTTGCGCGCCATCGCCGACGGCGTGCACGGGCGCCTGGGGGGCTATCCCGAGACGCTGGCGCGGCTGCAGAGGCGCCGGCCATGGCGGCGGCTGGGTATCCAGCGTTGA
- a CDS encoding O-antigen ligase → MQRQLWATILAALFPLLSLVTDAGIGVCGFLFLATALWWRRDAWAAFRAAWPRMRWVGIAFLLDLAWVAILMLDRTHDPSMLDRPLRMCLMMAAIPVVLVARPPPRALWLGAAAGALGSLALVALQGLWLGVARPGGWMNPITFGDLALCLALLSLAGAIDATRAWARWTGALGVLAGLAASLLSGSRGGWLMLALLVLLPLLLWLPGGAARLAPRLVPRLMRQPQSQPQRLSSPVSWRLALALPLLAVALAALAYAQPQTGVRDRIAIGVSDMRLYLAGNRAPTSLSVRLELWRGGLMLVHEHPWVGLDTPAYKRRMREWIAEGKLSPAVFAPPEPPHLHNDLLQVLVTRGIIGLAAWIGILLAPLAFFWRQLRRAQAPALAGLLLVLAYASFGLTEVIFWSMKANVFYALTVFLLIGWVLDAGRAPVAVHTQVHGQAHAVDEP, encoded by the coding sequence GTGCAGCGCCAGCTCTGGGCCACGATCCTGGCGGCGCTGTTTCCCTTGCTCAGCCTGGTGACCGATGCCGGCATCGGCGTGTGCGGCTTCCTGTTCCTCGCGACCGCGCTGTGGTGGCGGCGCGACGCCTGGGCGGCGTTCAGAGCGGCCTGGCCGCGCATGCGCTGGGTCGGCATCGCTTTCCTGCTCGACCTGGCCTGGGTGGCGATCCTGATGCTGGATCGCACGCACGACCCCAGCATGCTCGACCGACCGCTGCGCATGTGCCTGATGATGGCCGCGATCCCGGTGGTGCTGGTCGCGCGGCCGCCGCCCCGCGCACTCTGGCTGGGCGCGGCCGCCGGTGCGCTGGGCAGCCTGGCGCTGGTCGCGCTCCAGGGGCTGTGGCTGGGCGTAGCGCGCCCCGGCGGCTGGATGAATCCGATCACCTTCGGCGACCTGGCGCTGTGCCTGGCCCTGCTGTCGCTGGCCGGCGCCATCGACGCCACACGCGCGTGGGCGCGCTGGACCGGGGCGCTCGGCGTGCTGGCGGGGCTGGCGGCGTCGCTGCTGAGCGGCAGCCGCGGCGGCTGGCTGATGCTGGCGCTGCTGGTACTGTTGCCGCTGCTGCTGTGGTTGCCGGGGGGGGCGGCGCGGCTGGCGCCGCGCTTGGTGCCGCGTTTGATGCGGCAGCCGCAGTCCCAGCCGCAGCGCCTGTCATCGCCTGTGTCATGGCGCCTGGCGCTGGCCCTGCCGCTGCTGGCCGTCGCGCTGGCTGCACTGGCCTATGCGCAGCCGCAGACCGGCGTGCGCGACCGCATCGCGATCGGCGTCAGCGACATGCGCCTGTACCTGGCCGGCAACCGCGCGCCGACCTCGCTGAGTGTGCGCCTGGAGCTATGGCGGGGCGGCTTGATGCTGGTGCACGAACATCCCTGGGTCGGCCTCGACACGCCGGCTTATAAACGGCGCATGCGCGAGTGGATCGCCGAAGGCAAGCTCAGCCCGGCCGTGTTCGCGCCGCCGGAACCGCCGCACCTGCACAACGATCTGCTGCAGGTGCTGGTCACGCGTGGGATCATCGGACTGGCAGCCTGGATCGGCATCCTGCTGGCGCCGCTCGCCTTCTTTTGGAGGCAGCTGCGGCGCGCGCAGGCGCCCGCCCTGGCCGGGCTGCTGCTGGTGCTCGCCTACGCCAGCTTCGGCCTGACCGAGGTCATCTTCTGGTCGATGAAGGCGAACGTGTTCTATGCGCTGACGGTGTTCCTGCTGATCGGCTGGGTGCTCGATGCCGGCCGCGCGCCTGTCGCAGTGCACACGCAGGTGCATGGGCAGGCGCACGCCGTGGACGAGCCATGA
- a CDS encoding M14 family metallopeptidase: MIRTTLLLALLSAFPISQAATASTHDALRTVSERSGFQSTGRYDEVVRLCGEFQKAWPKQVKCFQFGTTPEGRPMLALAVNARGALTPAGARKAGLPVTLIQGGIHAGEIDGKDAGFLALRELLEGRVAPGVLDKQVLLFVPVFNVDGHERFGRWNRPNQRGPVEMGWRATAQNFNLNRDYVKADAPEMAAMLTLIEAWDPLVTVDLHVTDGAKFQHDVSIQVEPVHGADAGLRQAGLAFRNGVVADISRQGSTPQTYYMSFNQLDDPSSGFADTVYEPRFSTGYFPLRNRMTMLVETHSWKDYPARVRITHNSIVSTLQQVADHGKAWMQTALEADARAAGLAGQPVALSYRTTDKTTMVDFQGYAYTRTMSDVSGATMIHYDESKPQVWHVPLRDEVVPDAQADAPRAGYLVPAAWASTVEPKLKLHGIAYRRLDQALHGAALQTYRADKATFAATSFESHQRLKTEGSWKPEARDVGAGALFVPIAQAKARLVMALFEPQAPDSLLAWGEFNNAFERKEYMEEYVAEDVAREQMAQDPALAAEFRHKVESDPAFARNPRARLEFFARRHASWDERLNLYPVMRSDVAL, encoded by the coding sequence ATGATCCGTACCACCTTGCTGCTGGCCCTGCTGTCCGCCTTTCCCATCTCCCAAGCGGCCACCGCCAGCACCCACGATGCGCTGCGCACCGTCTCCGAGCGCTCCGGCTTTCAGTCGACCGGTCGCTACGACGAAGTGGTGCGGCTGTGCGGCGAGTTCCAGAAGGCCTGGCCGAAGCAGGTCAAATGCTTCCAGTTCGGCACCACGCCGGAAGGGCGGCCGATGCTGGCGCTGGCGGTCAATGCGCGCGGCGCGCTCACGCCCGCGGGCGCACGCAAGGCCGGCTTGCCGGTGACGCTGATCCAGGGCGGCATCCACGCCGGCGAGATCGACGGCAAGGATGCCGGTTTCCTGGCATTGCGCGAGCTGCTCGAAGGCCGGGTGGCGCCGGGGGTACTCGACAAGCAGGTGCTGCTGTTCGTCCCGGTGTTCAACGTCGACGGCCACGAGCGCTTCGGCCGCTGGAACCGTCCGAACCAGCGCGGTCCGGTCGAGATGGGCTGGCGCGCGACCGCCCAGAACTTCAACCTGAACCGCGACTACGTGAAAGCCGACGCGCCCGAGATGGCGGCGATGCTGACCCTGATCGAGGCCTGGGATCCGCTGGTCACGGTCGACCTGCACGTCACCGACGGCGCCAAGTTCCAGCACGACGTCTCGATCCAGGTCGAGCCGGTGCATGGCGCCGACGCCGGACTGCGCCAGGCCGGCCTGGCGTTCCGCAACGGCGTGGTAGCGGACATCAGCCGCCAGGGCTCGACCCCGCAGACCTATTACATGTCGTTCAACCAGCTTGATGATCCATCCTCGGGCTTCGCCGACACGGTGTACGAGCCACGCTTCTCGACCGGCTATTTCCCGCTGCGTAACCGGATGACGATGCTGGTCGAGACCCATTCGTGGAAGGATTACCCGGCCCGCGTGCGCATCACCCACAATTCGATCGTCTCGACGCTGCAGCAGGTGGCCGACCACGGCAAGGCCTGGATGCAGACCGCACTCGAGGCCGACGCGCGCGCCGCAGGGCTGGCCGGCCAGCCGGTCGCGCTGAGCTACCGCACCACCGACAAGACCACGATGGTCGACTTCCAGGGCTATGCCTACACGCGCACGATGTCCGACGTGTCCGGCGCGACGATGATTCATTACGACGAAAGCAAACCGCAGGTCTGGCATGTGCCGCTGCGCGACGAGGTGGTGCCCGACGCGCAGGCCGACGCGCCGCGCGCCGGTTACCTGGTGCCGGCCGCCTGGGCGTCGACCGTCGAGCCGAAGCTCAAGCTGCACGGCATCGCCTACCGCCGCCTGGACCAGGCGCTGCATGGGGCCGCCTTGCAGACCTACCGCGCCGACAAGGCGACCTTCGCGGCCACCTCGTTCGAATCGCACCAGCGCCTGAAAACCGAAGGGTCCTGGAAGCCGGAAGCGCGCGACGTCGGCGCCGGCGCCCTGTTCGTGCCGATCGCGCAAGCCAAAGCGCGCCTGGTGATGGCGCTGTTCGAGCCGCAGGCGCCGGATTCGCTGCTGGCCTGGGGCGAATTCAACAATGCCTTCGAGCGCAAGGAATACATGGAAGAGTACGTCGCCGAGGACGTCGCGCGCGAGCAGATGGCCCAGGATCCGGCGCTGGCCGCCGAGTTCCGCCACAAGGTCGAGAGCGACCCGGCCTTCGCCAGGAACCCGCGGGCGCGCCTGGAGTTTTTCGCGCGCCGGCACGCGTCGTGGGATGAGCGGCTGAACCTGTATCCGGTGATGCGCAGCGACGTCGCGCTGTAG
- a CDS encoding glycoside hydrolase family 30 beta sandwich domain-containing protein, producing MLAFLNPDGKVVVVIQNDLSTELPITWQVGEKP from the coding sequence GTGCTTGCGTTCCTCAACCCGGACGGTAAAGTTGTCGTCGTAATACAGAACGATCTCTCTACCGAACTGCCGATCACCTGGCAGGTCGGGGAAAAACCGTGA
- a CDS encoding NPCBM/NEW2 domain-containing protein, producing MQKQQTLRWQSRLALIPLLFAAAASHAATDPLAPTAHWSAYTAGRAPTPPMGWSSWNAFATDIDEAKILGSAQRIVDSGLAAKGYRYINIDDGWALRRQVPDGHLVIRPDRFPSSVQGGASTFRPLTDKLHAMGLKAGIYSDLGRNTCSQAYSSQSADLPKGSVLEREIGLYGHIDQDIALFFKDWNFDFIKVDGCGLRAYGASDQRVRSGEYRALPPVLDLESVSRSNIPAVQQEFTQINAALQRNKPDGDFLLSLCVWGAADVRQWGKNFGNISRTSDDIRPSWNRLLSNFDSAVRRELYGHPGSWNDPDMLFIGAGDFDAGHLVEARSHFSLWAMLNAPLMTGADLRTTPQALLDIFGNADVIAVNQDPAGNQAVLAYDADDLQILVKQLANGDKAVAVFNRGFTPIDADLTAEHLKFRKDAPVTLTDLWTKAGSSFTSETRLRVAPRETRIFRAHGSRMLAQGWYLSEQPGSVNPAVDGVTTPQADPTVFRSSFGWSGTKGAGERPMYAGWGGARADSTPYGQTLRIAGAPYPAGIGILANSRLEVRNHDARQLSVQVGIDDSARDHAHAVTFMIYGDGKLLATSKPLRWGQSAQALTANVAGAKIVELVARSDAKDNEQLPVSWGGAAMQP from the coding sequence ATGCAGAAACAACAGACCTTACGCTGGCAATCCCGCCTGGCACTGATTCCCCTGCTGTTCGCGGCCGCCGCATCGCACGCGGCAACCGATCCCCTTGCACCGACGGCGCACTGGAGCGCCTACACTGCCGGCCGCGCCCCGACGCCGCCGATGGGCTGGAGCAGCTGGAACGCGTTCGCGACCGATATCGACGAAGCGAAGATACTCGGCTCCGCCCAGCGCATTGTCGACAGCGGGCTGGCCGCCAAAGGCTATCGTTACATCAACATCGATGACGGGTGGGCGTTGCGCCGCCAGGTACCCGATGGCCACCTGGTGATCCGTCCCGACCGCTTTCCGTCGTCCGTCCAGGGCGGCGCGAGCACGTTCCGGCCGCTGACCGACAAGCTGCACGCCATGGGCCTCAAGGCCGGCATTTATTCGGACCTCGGCCGCAATACGTGTTCCCAGGCCTATTCTTCTCAGAGTGCCGACCTTCCGAAAGGCAGTGTGCTGGAACGCGAAATCGGCCTGTACGGCCATATCGACCAGGATATCGCGCTCTTTTTCAAGGATTGGAATTTTGATTTCATCAAGGTCGACGGCTGCGGCCTGCGCGCGTACGGCGCCTCGGATCAGCGCGTCCGCTCGGGCGAGTATCGCGCGCTGCCGCCTGTGCTCGACCTGGAATCCGTAAGCCGTTCGAACATCCCCGCCGTGCAGCAGGAATTCACTCAGATCAACGCGGCGCTCCAGCGCAACAAGCCGGATGGCGACTTCCTGCTGTCGCTGTGTGTATGGGGCGCCGCCGACGTGCGCCAATGGGGCAAGAACTTCGGCAACATCTCGCGCACGAGCGACGATATCCGGCCGTCCTGGAACCGCCTGCTGAGCAATTTCGACAGCGCGGTGCGGCGCGAGCTGTATGGCCATCCGGGCAGCTGGAACGACCCCGACATGCTGTTCATCGGCGCGGGTGATTTCGATGCCGGCCACCTGGTCGAAGCCCGCTCGCACTTCTCCCTGTGGGCCATGCTGAACGCACCGCTGATGACGGGCGCCGACCTGCGCACGACACCGCAGGCGCTGCTCGACATCTTCGGCAATGCCGACGTCATCGCGGTGAACCAGGACCCGGCCGGCAACCAGGCGGTGCTCGCCTATGACGCCGACGATCTGCAGATCCTCGTCAAGCAACTGGCCAATGGCGACAAGGCGGTGGCCGTGTTCAACCGGGGATTCACGCCGATCGATGCCGACCTGACCGCCGAGCATCTGAAGTTCCGCAAGGACGCGCCGGTCACGCTGACCGATCTCTGGACCAAGGCCGGCTCCAGCTTTACGAGCGAGACCAGGCTGCGCGTCGCACCGCGCGAGACGCGCATCTTCCGCGCACACGGCAGCCGCATGCTGGCCCAGGGCTGGTATCTGTCGGAGCAGCCGGGCAGCGTGAATCCGGCCGTGGACGGGGTGACGACGCCGCAGGCCGATCCCACCGTGTTCCGTTCGTCGTTCGGCTGGAGCGGGACCAAGGGCGCGGGCGAGCGGCCGATGTATGCCGGCTGGGGCGGGGCGCGTGCCGACAGCACCCCGTACGGCCAGACGCTACGGATTGCCGGTGCGCCTTACCCCGCCGGGATCGGCATTCTGGCCAACTCCAGGCTGGAAGTGCGCAATCACGATGCTCGCCAACTGAGCGTCCAGGTCGGCATCGACGATTCGGCCCGCGATCACGCGCATGCTGTCACGTTCATGATCTACGGCGACGGCAAGCTGCTGGCAACGAGCAAGCCCTTGCGCTGGGGCCAGAGCGCGCAGGCGCTGACGGCCAATGTCGCCGGCGCGAAGATCGTCGAACTGGTGGCGCGCAGCGATGCGAAAGACAACGAGCAGCTGCCGGTCAGTTGGGGCGGCGCGGCAATGCAACCGTAA